The following are encoded in a window of Clostridium thermarum genomic DNA:
- a CDS encoding NCS2 family permease, translated as MERMFNLKEHNTNVKREVVAGLTIFMTMAYILGVQPSVLSAAGMPEGAIFTATALSSLVATLVMALYAKLPFALAPGMGPNFFFAYTVVGMMGYSFQMALTAVLIEGLIFILLTFFNVREAIINAIPSNIKKAVSVGIGLFVAFIGVKNSGIIIIDDAKNLTIGNIVSGSGLLAIIGILITGYLFAKNIKGSLLIGIAVTTLIGIPMGITNLPENFGIISMPPSLSPILFKFDFSNVFTVDMLVIVFTFLFVDLFDTVGTLVGVCTKAKMLDEKGNVPRAKQALMADAIGTTFGAIVGTSTVTTFVESASGVAAGGRTGLTSLTTGLMFGVALFFSPLFLMIPAAATAPALIMVGLFMMSPINEIDLDDFTEAIPAFLTIIMMPFSYSIAEGIVFGIVSYVVLKVLTGKFKDVTLLLYGLVVAFVLKFLL; from the coding sequence CTGGAAAGAATGTTCAACTTAAAAGAGCATAATACCAATGTTAAAAGGGAAGTAGTAGCGGGCTTAACTATCTTTATGACCATGGCATATATCTTAGGTGTACAACCCTCAGTGCTCAGTGCTGCAGGCATGCCAGAAGGTGCAATTTTTACTGCTACGGCCCTATCTTCTTTGGTAGCTACCCTGGTAATGGCCCTTTACGCAAAGCTTCCCTTTGCTCTGGCACCAGGCATGGGCCCGAATTTCTTTTTTGCTTACACTGTTGTAGGTATGATGGGCTATTCCTTCCAAATGGCATTAACCGCAGTCCTTATTGAAGGATTAATCTTTATTCTTCTTACCTTTTTTAATGTAAGAGAAGCTATAATAAACGCTATACCTTCTAACATAAAAAAAGCGGTTTCCGTTGGAATTGGCCTGTTTGTTGCTTTTATAGGTGTAAAGAATTCCGGCATTATTATAATTGACGATGCCAAAAACTTAACCATTGGAAACATTGTTTCCGGTTCCGGTCTTTTAGCTATAATCGGTATATTGATTACCGGATATTTGTTTGCTAAAAATATAAAGGGTTCCTTACTTATTGGCATTGCTGTTACAACCTTAATTGGTATACCTATGGGTATAACTAATCTTCCAGAGAATTTCGGTATTATTTCCATGCCGCCATCTTTATCCCCAATACTTTTTAAGTTTGATTTTTCTAATGTATTTACTGTTGATATGCTGGTGATTGTGTTTACATTCCTGTTCGTAGACCTCTTTGATACGGTAGGTACCTTGGTAGGTGTATGTACAAAGGCAAAGATGCTGGATGAGAAAGGTAATGTACCAAGAGCAAAACAAGCCCTTATGGCAGACGCAATAGGTACCACTTTTGGTGCTATAGTTGGAACAAGTACCGTGACAACCTTTGTGGAGAGTGCCTCAGGAGTTGCTGCTGGCGGAAGAACTGGACTTACTTCACTGACTACCGGATTAATGTTTGGAGTTGCCCTGTTCTTTTCACCACTTTTCTTAATGATACCTGCTGCTGCAACAGCGCCGGCATTGATTATGGTAGGACTGTTTATGATGTCACCGATAAACGAAATTGATCTGGATGACTTTACAGAGGCAATTCCAGCTTTCTTAACTATTATAATGATGCCTTTCAGCTACAGCATAGCGGAAGGTATAGTATTTGGTATTGTAAGCTACGTAGTCCTAAAGGTTCTAACAGGAAAGTTTAAGGATGTAACACTTTTGTTGTATGGACTTGTAGTGGCTTTCGTTTTAAAGTTCCTATTATAG
- a CDS encoding M28 family metallopeptidase, whose protein sequence is MKRMLCLIIFIISIIGMTSCKNEQIFDINNYNKKEFVEYLTSDYFKGRLTGTDGNRNTEAFLSEVMEKKGLEKLKGNSFYQEYSHQYYKMDNSNIRLSAKLSNGEMKNFAYGKDFAPQNYIAELDLTATVTLNAYDENFKDSFVILEDYSKVKDIYGKCKGIFVKEDNFKLNINVSQQNFPIVQISDDVYDFFKSTEVSSVELKYSLEQQNILVNNMIGKISGTNERKAIVVSAHFDHVGVLDNILIPGATDNSTGIAVVLDVADKLKKYYEDRQPQSDILICLFNGEESGRQGSTAFVDSIKGEYSSIYNINVDTVGISKDKDLLLICGSSKDKELTQSIDEHFRGRGFKCEVVDEGYESDHISFLNNNIAAVNLGQKSIENIHSSNDKADLVDYEYLERLSDELFSYIIANDKNSFSLKSNNDSFRESPFTEEQEEVIEKSKKELEYGQYKFISINDITILVENSSLKFSKMDQLKDIYDEIYLPVKLGSYSFVLGEIKQEIKPREGENAVKDRVYNMTYNINDIDRIDLTYKHKDTGEVLNIKLLGENSWSDKEHYIIDQTVILPSDFKILRNKEDNNITSIYKQIYKGKNVFHLIISKGFEETVEYQGEKITGIRINWFEGDTEKINVFINENELEKIEEGLCK, encoded by the coding sequence ATGAAAAGAATGTTATGTTTAATCATTTTTATAATATCTATTATAGGTATGACATCATGTAAAAATGAGCAGATATTTGATATTAATAACTATAATAAAAAAGAATTTGTTGAGTATTTGACATCTGATTATTTCAAGGGGAGATTAACTGGAACTGATGGAAATAGAAATACAGAGGCGTTTTTGAGTGAAGTTATGGAAAAGAAAGGACTTGAGAAACTGAAAGGAAACTCTTTTTATCAAGAGTACTCTCATCAATACTATAAAATGGATAATTCAAATATAAGGCTATCTGCTAAATTGAGTAATGGTGAAATGAAAAATTTTGCATATGGAAAAGATTTTGCTCCTCAAAATTATATTGCTGAGTTGGATCTTACCGCTACAGTAACTTTAAATGCATATGATGAAAATTTTAAAGATAGTTTTGTTATTCTTGAAGATTATTCTAAAGTAAAAGATATTTATGGAAAGTGTAAAGGTATTTTCGTGAAGGAAGACAATTTTAAGTTAAATATAAATGTATCTCAGCAGAACTTTCCTATTGTTCAAATAAGTGATGATGTTTATGATTTTTTCAAGTCAACGGAAGTGAGCAGTGTTGAACTCAAATACTCGTTGGAGCAACAGAATATTCTAGTAAATAATATGATTGGGAAAATATCTGGAACTAATGAAAGAAAAGCTATAGTAGTATCTGCCCATTTTGACCATGTGGGAGTTTTAGACAATATTCTAATTCCCGGTGCAACAGATAATTCTACAGGTATTGCGGTAGTTTTAGATGTGGCGGATAAGTTGAAAAAATATTATGAAGATAGGCAGCCTCAATCAGATATTTTAATCTGCTTGTTTAATGGTGAGGAGTCAGGAAGGCAAGGAAGTACAGCTTTCGTTGATAGCATTAAAGGAGAATATAGCAGTATCTATAACATTAATGTAGACACTGTGGGAATTTCTAAAGATAAAGACTTACTATTAATATGCGGATCAAGTAAAGATAAGGAATTGACCCAATCTATTGATGAACACTTTAGAGGTAGAGGATTTAAATGTGAGGTTGTGGATGAGGGCTATGAAAGTGACCATATTTCATTTTTGAATAACAATATTGCGGCAGTTAATCTTGGTCAGAAGAGCATAGAGAATATACATAGTTCAAATGATAAGGCAGATCTTGTTGACTATGAATATTTAGAGAGGCTAAGTGATGAATTATTTAGTTATATTATTGCTAATGATAAGAATAGTTTTAGTCTCAAAAGCAACAATGACAGTTTCAGAGAGTCACCCTTTACTGAAGAACAGGAAGAAGTAATTGAAAAATCTAAAAAAGAATTAGAGTATGGACAATATAAGTTTATTTCTATTAATGATATAACGATATTAGTAGAAAATAGTTCGCTAAAGTTTTCAAAGATGGACCAATTAAAAGATATATATGACGAGATATATTTACCGGTGAAACTTGGTAGCTATAGCTTTGTATTAGGAGAGATAAAACAAGAAATCAAACCAAGAGAAGGAGAAAACGCAGTAAAGGATAGAGTATATAATATGACATATAATATAAATGACATAGATAGGATAGATCTTACCTATAAGCATAAAGACACTGGAGAGGTTTTAAATATTAAACTATTAGGAGAGAATTCATGGAGTGATAAAGAACATTATATTATTGACCAGACTGTAATACTACCTTCTGACTTCAAAATACTAAGAAATAAAGAAGATAATAATATTACTTCAATATATAAACAAATATATAAGGGAAAAAATGTATTTCATTTAATAATCTCTAAAGGTTTTGAAGAAACTGTAGAGTATCAGGGAGAAAAAATTACAGGAATACGAATCAATTGGTTTGAAGGAGATACAGAAAAGATTAATGTTTTTATAAATGAAAATGAATTAGAAAAAATAGAAGAAGGGTTATGTAAATAG
- a CDS encoding PH domain-containing protein has product MEWKDRKRFLGLPLSFTRYRLENNRLYVNKGFFSTIEDELVMYRVLDVRLKRTLWDKIFGVGTIILYTADETHKELILEKIKHSKEVRTMISEIAEQERARLGIKGRELYGVADNPDDIDDDNI; this is encoded by the coding sequence ATGGAATGGAAAGATAGAAAAAGATTTTTAGGACTGCCCCTATCCTTTACAAGATATAGGCTTGAAAACAATAGACTTTATGTTAACAAAGGCTTTTTCTCTACTATAGAAGACGAACTTGTTATGTATAGGGTTCTGGACGTCAGACTTAAGCGTACCTTATGGGACAAAATATTTGGCGTAGGTACAATAATCCTATATACAGCAGATGAAACTCACAAGGAGCTTATTCTTGAAAAAATAAAGCATTCAAAAGAAGTGCGAACTATGATCAGTGAAATTGCTGAGCAAGAAAGAGCCAGGCTTGGAATTAAGGGTAGAGAACTTTACGGCGTAGCTGATAACCCTGATGATATAGATGATGACAACATTTAG
- a CDS encoding TraB/GumN family protein, with the protein MRSFIRRANALILMLTLIMTLFVGAACNREEVALEKEDAKVTSSNVDVKKKEKRADVEEKEEASTEKKYGDVKGFLWELNKDNTKVYMYGSIHVGDKNLYPLHQVVEDAFESSDVVVGEIDMTNTAKLTDQAFQLVYTNGETVLDHLSEEGKKKIDEVCEELDFNYTLLKTQKIWSFGSFLSGYQMKKAGYDANYGIDMYFMNKAKGNKRIEELEGAEFQFDMLNNFTDEEQEKYFIMSLTNLEETKKDLDELFEIYKSGDESAMLKALGEEDRSTNYYKKMILDRNINMTSKIEGYLNTGDTYFVVAGLAHLIGEDGIVKMLQDKGYTVIRK; encoded by the coding sequence ATGAGAAGTTTTATAAGGCGAGCAAATGCATTGATTCTAATGCTTACATTGATTATGACACTGTTTGTTGGGGCAGCCTGTAATAGGGAAGAGGTTGCATTAGAAAAGGAAGATGCAAAGGTAACCAGCAGTAATGTGGACGTCAAGAAGAAAGAAAAAAGAGCTGATGTTGAAGAAAAAGAGGAAGCTTCAACGGAAAAGAAATATGGTGATGTTAAGGGCTTTCTTTGGGAACTAAATAAGGATAATACTAAAGTATACATGTATGGCTCTATACATGTGGGCGATAAGAATTTGTATCCTCTGCATCAGGTAGTGGAGGATGCCTTTGAAAGCTCGGATGTGGTGGTTGGAGAAATTGACATGACAAATACAGCTAAGCTTACAGACCAGGCCTTTCAGTTGGTATATACCAATGGAGAAACGGTACTGGACCATCTCTCTGAGGAAGGAAAAAAGAAGATTGATGAGGTTTGTGAGGAGCTTGACTTTAACTATACCCTATTGAAAACTCAAAAAATATGGTCCTTTGGGTCCTTTTTATCAGGGTATCAGATGAAAAAGGCAGGCTATGATGCAAACTATGGCATAGATATGTACTTTATGAATAAGGCGAAGGGTAATAAGAGGATAGAAGAACTGGAAGGTGCAGAGTTCCAGTTTGATATGCTGAACAACTTTACTGACGAAGAGCAGGAAAAGTATTTTATAATGAGCCTGACTAATCTTGAAGAGACCAAAAAAGACTTGGATGAGCTATTTGAAATCTATAAGTCTGGAGATGAATCTGCCATGCTTAAGGCCTTGGGAGAGGAAGATAGGAGTACAAACTACTATAAAAAGATGATATTAGATAGAAATATAAATATGACCTCAAAGATTGAAGGCTATTTAAATACCGGAGATACTTATTTTGTAGTTGCTGGACTGGCTCATTTAATTGGTGAGGACGGTATTGTAAAGATGCTTCAGGATAAGGGGTATACAGTAATAAGAAAATAA
- a CDS encoding aromatic acid exporter family protein, which yields MKFIGYRTIKTAIGAAIAMMIAKELGLKYSVAAGVIAILSTQSTRRQSVQIALQRLGAFFLALAISTILFLVFGYNPLVFGVFLLIFIPLAVRLKVAEGIVVNSVLVTHLLVENTVAVEWLFNELSLMLVGAGTALLLNLYMPSVEGQLKEDQSYIEETIKTILINMAQALRNQHVTIREEELFNGLESRLEAARKRAYRNSNNYLFSESNYYVEYMEMRVQQLHTLKRLRGHFRRFFMTYEQTIMMAEFTEKVAKELHEQNTALGLLQDLNSLRESYKVMNLPSTREEFENRAMLYQFMNDLEEFLAIKYEFKKNHTN from the coding sequence ATGAAATTCATAGGATACCGTACCATAAAAACTGCTATTGGCGCTGCTATAGCCATGATGATTGCCAAGGAGCTTGGACTTAAATACTCTGTGGCGGCAGGGGTAATAGCAATCCTGAGTACCCAAAGTACCAGGAGACAGTCTGTACAAATAGCACTTCAGCGGTTAGGTGCATTTTTTTTGGCATTAGCAATATCAACAATCTTATTCCTTGTTTTTGGCTATAATCCATTAGTATTTGGAGTCTTTCTATTAATTTTTATTCCCTTGGCTGTAAGGCTAAAAGTAGCTGAAGGAATAGTTGTTAACTCCGTACTGGTTACCCACCTATTGGTGGAAAACACCGTAGCAGTAGAGTGGCTTTTTAATGAGTTGTCATTAATGCTGGTAGGGGCAGGTACAGCCCTTTTACTTAATCTCTATATGCCCAGTGTAGAAGGTCAGCTTAAAGAGGATCAAAGTTATATCGAGGAGACTATAAAGACAATTCTAATAAATATGGCTCAGGCCTTAAGGAATCAGCATGTAACTATAAGGGAAGAAGAACTATTTAACGGTTTAGAAAGTAGATTGGAAGCCGCAAGAAAGAGGGCCTATAGGAACTCAAACAATTACTTGTTCTCTGAAAGCAACTATTACGTAGAATATATGGAAATGAGGGTACAGCAATTGCATACCCTAAAAAGATTGAGGGGACACTTCCGCCGGTTTTTCATGACCTATGAGCAGACTATAATGATGGCCGAATTTACTGAAAAGGTGGCCAAGGAACTACATGAACAGAATACTGCACTGGGGCTTCTCCAAGACTTAAATTCACTAAGAGAGAGTTACAAGGTAATGAACCTGCCTAGCACCAGGGAAGAGTTTGAGAACAGGGCTATGCTCTATCAATTCATGAATGACCTTGAAGAATTTCTAGCCATTAAATATGAATTTAAAAAGAACCATACTAATTGA
- a CDS encoding flippase → MLRNIRFSTFFKNFFYVSFGNITSQILNFAIMVYVANVFGPGQFGIISFVNIVVMYFFYLASFGLYGLGVIEASKNRKSLKKTVDTIVSLRIVLAIIVFILLCIVTLFIQEDKNFKIMLLINGLTILGSSFYIDWVFNGIEEMKYSSISVIIKNVVYCILIGALIGSGISRSIYIVPISLVIATFASSGYLFWAYIKRQKQRFSFRFNIREYKALLGESWPFFFNGIFALVNLNMDTLMLGVLKTNYEVGLYNSVYRIASALILVISFFFTPVYPMLISNFNEGKHETLTLIINKLRKLMITICIPIFLGAFILNKEIMSTLYKDDYLIAANTFTILMVYIAILSIREIYGYELNAWGQQKKYMKAVSVSAVYNIIGNALLIPHFGIEGAAINTLISEIINYMLMKKYANEVLKIQYENRYILKILISGMCLAATVYLMKLITANALYIISVAGTVYFAAIFLTKAFTLNELKELLLRK, encoded by the coding sequence ATGCTGAGAAATATTAGATTTTCTACATTCTTTAAAAATTTTTTTTACGTTTCCTTTGGAAACATAACTAGTCAAATTTTAAATTTTGCCATAATGGTGTACGTTGCAAACGTCTTTGGTCCGGGGCAATTTGGTATTATAAGCTTTGTAAATATAGTGGTGATGTATTTCTTTTACCTTGCATCCTTTGGACTGTACGGTCTTGGCGTGATAGAGGCCAGTAAGAATAGGAAGTCCCTAAAGAAGACTGTGGACACAATCGTTAGCCTGAGGATTGTGCTGGCCATAATTGTATTCATTCTGCTGTGCATAGTAACTTTATTTATACAAGAGGATAAAAACTTTAAAATTATGCTGCTTATAAATGGATTAACTATTTTAGGTTCTTCCTTTTATATAGATTGGGTATTTAATGGTATTGAAGAGATGAAATACAGCTCCATCTCTGTAATAATAAAAAATGTTGTTTATTGTATCCTCATCGGTGCCCTTATTGGTTCCGGAATCAGTAGGTCCATATATATTGTGCCAATCAGTTTGGTGATAGCAACCTTTGCTTCCAGCGGATATTTGTTCTGGGCGTATATAAAAAGGCAAAAGCAGCGGTTTAGCTTTAGATTTAATATAAGAGAGTATAAAGCCCTGCTGGGTGAATCCTGGCCCTTCTTTTTTAATGGTATCTTTGCCTTAGTTAATTTAAACATGGATACACTGATGCTGGGAGTTCTAAAAACCAATTATGAAGTAGGACTGTATAACTCCGTTTACAGAATAGCAAGTGCCTTGATTCTGGTTATCAGCTTTTTCTTTACTCCTGTTTATCCTATGCTCATAAGTAACTTTAATGAAGGAAAGCATGAGACATTGACTTTGATTATTAATAAGCTGAGAAAGCTTATGATAACAATTTGCATCCCAATTTTTCTGGGGGCCTTTATATTAAACAAGGAAATAATGAGTACCTTATATAAGGATGACTATTTAATTGCAGCCAATACTTTTACAATATTGATGGTCTATATTGCCATATTGTCCATAAGGGAAATTTACGGCTATGAGCTCAATGCTTGGGGACAGCAGAAGAAGTATATGAAGGCAGTATCCGTATCTGCAGTTTACAATATTATTGGAAATGCTCTGTTGATACCCCATTTTGGAATAGAGGGGGCTGCCATCAATACCTTGATCAGTGAAATCATCAACTACATGCTTATGAAAAAGTATGCCAATGAGGTGCTGAAAATACAATATGAAAATAGATATATATTGAAGATACTGATAAGCGGTATGTGCCTTGCAGCTACAGTCTATTTAATGAAGCTTATCACTGCAAACGCCCTATATATAATTTCTGTAGCCGGAACGGTGTATTTCGCAGCAATATTTTTGACCAAAGCCTTTACCTTAAATGAATTGAAAGAGCTGTTATTAAGGAAATAG
- the ltrA gene encoding group II intron reverse transcriptase/maturase — MKTSRDIQRLQKTEYTGYPVDNSVEHEGKQGVHRVSPAVPEGRTNAQEYGTLERILSRENMQRAYKRVVANKGSHGVDGMATDELRDFLIREWPEIKLAILHGEYKPQPVRRVEIPKPNGGIRLLGIPTVLDRLIQQAIAQELTLTFDKGFSNNSYGFRPNRSAKDAVKKANEYINEGYRWVVDLDLEKFFDKVNHDILMSRVARRVKDKRVLKLIRAYLTSGVMLNGIKVKNEEGTPQGGPLSPLLANIILDDLDKELERRGHKFCRYADDCNIFVKSERAAQRVKENITEYIEKVLKLKVNRQKSAVDRPWKRKFLGFSFYLMKGKSYIRIAEESIKKFKNKIREITSRRNPLSTEERINKLNPIIIGWVNYFSLAKGKKHMEELDQWIRRRLRMCEWKLWKKVRTRIRNLIKLGMRPYFAKIYANTRKGYWHIANSHILSTTLTNEYFNQLGYKSLISQYSKMHVN, encoded by the coding sequence TTGAAGACTTCGAGAGATATTCAAAGATTGCAGAAAACTGAATATACAGGCTACCCTGTTGATAATAGTGTGGAACACGAAGGTAAACAAGGAGTGCATAGAGTATCTCCGGCAGTCCCAGAAGGAAGAACTAATGCACAAGAATACGGAACCCTTGAGAGAATACTCTCAAGGGAAAATATGCAAAGAGCATATAAGAGAGTAGTTGCTAACAAAGGTAGCCACGGAGTGGATGGGATGGCAACCGATGAACTTCGGGATTTCCTAATACGAGAGTGGCCAGAAATAAAATTAGCAATACTACACGGGGAATATAAACCACAACCAGTTAGAAGAGTGGAGATTCCAAAGCCTAATGGAGGAATTCGACTACTTGGGATACCAACTGTGCTCGATAGGCTAATACAACAGGCGATAGCCCAAGAATTAACACTAACATTTGATAAGGGCTTTTCTAATAATAGTTATGGTTTCAGACCAAACAGAAGCGCAAAAGATGCAGTAAAGAAGGCAAATGAATACATAAATGAAGGATACAGATGGGTTGTAGATTTAGACCTTGAAAAATTCTTCGACAAAGTGAATCACGATATTTTGATGAGTCGTGTAGCAAGAAGGGTTAAAGACAAAAGGGTACTGAAGCTAATAAGAGCCTATCTAACATCTGGAGTTATGTTAAATGGAATAAAAGTAAAGAATGAAGAAGGGACACCGCAGGGAGGGCCATTAAGCCCACTTTTAGCAAATATAATCCTTGATGATTTAGATAAAGAATTAGAAAGAAGAGGGCATAAATTTTGCAGATATGCAGATGACTGTAATATATTTGTTAAAAGTGAAAGAGCAGCCCAAAGAGTCAAAGAGAACATAACTGAATATATTGAAAAAGTTCTTAAACTAAAAGTAAATAGGCAGAAAAGCGCAGTTGATAGACCATGGAAAAGGAAATTTCTTGGATTTTCATTCTATTTAATGAAAGGTAAATCTTATATAAGAATAGCAGAAGAAAGCATAAAGAAGTTCAAGAACAAAATAAGGGAAATAACGAGTCGAAGAAATCCTTTAAGCACAGAAGAAAGAATTAACAAACTCAATCCAATAATCATTGGATGGGTAAACTACTTTTCCCTTGCAAAAGGGAAGAAACACATGGAAGAATTAGACCAATGGATAAGAAGAAGATTAAGAATGTGTGAATGGAAACTATGGAAAAAGGTCAGAACAAGGATAAGGAATCTGATAAAATTAGGAATGAGGCCTTATTTTGCAAAAATATATGCCAATACCCGAAAAGGATACTGGCATATAGCAAACAGCCACATCCTATCAACAACTCTAACTAACGAATATTTTAACCAATTAGGTTATAAAAGCCTAATCTCACAGTATTCTAAAATGCATGTAAACTAA
- a CDS encoding FHA domain-containing protein, with the protein MRDESNKLSHILSIQYHENVVSTIELEQFGKEKLSFGRGQDNDIVLKSSIVSNQHGFIVFKDGRCIIEDNQSTNGIIINQQKVIKAELKNGDIIRIDDLVNRNSEGISMVYTVIHGEGNQKWRNYFINEAQSITIGRTDDNTIAIKHSSVSRKHAEIFRRKSGFYLKDLGSTNGTFLNGEAIGSEKALKEGDVIFIGNTKFIFYNDKLVYEVITKGLSIEAIGIGKVVKENRGMFKGKAEKRLLDDINISIKPGELVALVGGSGAGKSTFMDTLNGFRRATMGTVLVNDDDFYNNYNAYKNILGYVPQQDIVYDNLNVEEMLTYSAQLRMPKDATMDEIKNRVAEVIKDVELEGRETVVIKNLSGGQKKRVSIAVELLADPQLFFLDEPTSGLDPGMERNMMQLLRKLADKGKTVILITHAMANLHLCDKVTFLGRGGKLCYFGPPKGALDFFNINDFVDIYDLITYEPDQWCDRFKKSNYYIYSKPLKNKSSVKKKHNKIKGQSGLRQFRVLWRRYFKLTVTDRQRLLLLLLQAPIVALLLAIVTKKNAFSIYESTSQILFTLSCAAVWIGVLNSIQEVCKERVIFKRERAVNLKLMPYIGSKLLILGIICIIQSVTMIMIFDLIIKFPTDYNLVWNVKFELIVTTFLTLFASAAMGIAISTLVTNSDRAMSIAPFLLIPQIIFSGFIFKLSGISEKLSTIFVSKWSLRAMAESLNINSLPLKIIEENKNNPQILAALNQMGREVIGAYDHDINLLYRNWIILGVTAVICIAISLISLKINTDK; encoded by the coding sequence TTGAGAGATGAAAGTAATAAATTAAGCCATATTTTATCTATTCAATACCATGAAAATGTAGTAAGTACAATTGAATTAGAACAATTCGGAAAGGAAAAGCTCTCCTTTGGAAGAGGACAGGACAATGATATTGTACTTAAGTCAAGTATTGTGTCAAATCAACATGGGTTTATTGTATTTAAGGATGGCAGATGCATAATAGAAGATAATCAAAGCACCAATGGGATAATTATCAACCAGCAAAAGGTTATCAAAGCGGAACTAAAAAATGGTGATATTATCAGAATTGATGACTTGGTTAATAGAAACTCCGAAGGCATAAGCATGGTCTACACTGTTATTCATGGAGAAGGAAACCAGAAGTGGAGAAATTACTTTATTAATGAAGCACAAAGCATAACAATCGGCAGAACAGATGATAACACTATAGCTATAAAACATAGTTCAGTATCCAGAAAGCATGCAGAGATATTTAGAAGGAAAAGCGGATTCTATCTGAAGGATTTAGGAAGTACTAACGGCACCTTTCTCAACGGAGAAGCTATCGGTTCGGAGAAGGCGTTGAAAGAGGGAGACGTCATTTTTATAGGAAATACTAAGTTTATTTTCTATAATGACAAGCTTGTTTATGAAGTCATAACAAAAGGTTTAAGCATTGAGGCCATTGGTATTGGCAAGGTAGTTAAAGAAAACAGGGGGATGTTCAAAGGCAAAGCAGAAAAGCGTTTACTGGATGACATAAATATCAGTATTAAGCCGGGAGAGCTAGTGGCGCTTGTGGGTGGAAGCGGTGCCGGAAAGTCTACCTTTATGGATACGCTAAATGGATTTAGAAGAGCTACTATGGGAACTGTACTTGTTAATGATGATGACTTCTATAATAACTATAACGCTTATAAAAACATATTGGGATATGTGCCACAGCAGGATATAGTATACGACAATCTCAATGTTGAGGAAATGCTTACATATTCAGCCCAGCTTAGAATGCCAAAGGATGCAACCATGGATGAGATAAAAAACAGAGTAGCTGAGGTTATAAAGGATGTAGAATTAGAGGGAAGAGAAACTGTTGTCATAAAAAATCTCAGTGGTGGGCAAAAGAAAAGAGTAAGTATAGCAGTAGAACTTCTTGCAGATCCCCAGCTGTTTTTCTTGGACGAGCCAACATCAGGCTTGGATCCAGGTATGGAAAGAAACATGATGCAGCTTTTGAGAAAGCTTGCAGATAAGGGGAAGACAGTAATCCTGATAACTCACGCCATGGCGAATCTTCATTTGTGTGATAAGGTTACCTTCTTAGGACGAGGGGGAAAGCTATGCTATTTTGGACCGCCTAAGGGGGCTTTGGACTTTTTTAATATTAATGACTTTGTTGATATCTATGATTTGATAACCTATGAACCTGACCAGTGGTGCGACAGATTTAAAAAGTCAAATTATTATATTTATAGCAAACCGTTAAAAAATAAAAGTTCTGTAAAAAAGAAACATAATAAAATTAAGGGACAAAGTGGATTAAGGCAGTTTAGAGTTTTATGGAGAAGATACTTTAAATTAACAGTAACGGACCGTCAAAGATTACTCTTGCTGTTGCTGCAGGCGCCTATAGTTGCTTTGCTTCTGGCTATTGTAACGAAGAAGAACGCCTTTTCAATATATGAAAGTACCTCTCAGATTTTATTTACCCTTTCTTGTGCAGCGGTATGGATCGGGGTATTAAATTCTATACAAGAGGTATGTAAGGAAAGAGTAATATTCAAAAGGGAAAGAGCAGTAAATTTAAAGCTTATGCCTTATATAGGTTCAAAGCTGTTGATATTAGGCATCATTTGCATCATTCAAAGCGTAACTATGATAATGATCTTTGATTTAATCATTAAATTTCCAACGGACTATAATTTGGTATGGAATGTGAAATTTGAACTGATTGTAACTACCTTCTTGACCCTATTTGCATCAGCGGCAATGGGAATAGCAATTTCTACACTGGTTACCAATAGTGATAGAGCTATGAGCATAGCACCATTTTTACTTATTCCGCAAATTATATTTTCCGGTTTCATATTTAAATTATCTGGAATTTCAGAGAAGTTATCTACAATTTTTGTAAGTAAGTGGTCTCTGAGAGCAATGGCAGAGAGCTTAAACATCAATTCCCTTCCCTTGAAGATTATAGAGGAAAATAAGAATAATCCGCAGATTTTGGCGGCACTTAATCAAATGGGCAGGGAAGTAATAGGGGCCTATGACCATGATATAAACTTACTTTACAGAAACTGGATAATTTTAGGGGTTACAGCGGTTATATGCATTGCAATATCCCTAATATCATTAAAAATAAACACTGATAAATAA